One segment of Phragmites australis chromosome 13, lpPhrAust1.1, whole genome shotgun sequence DNA contains the following:
- the LOC133887727 gene encoding probable metal-nicotianamine transporter YSL5 gives MPPETSPPTPPPPAPHTLASPLGIPVPAPTFPPEPAPPWRDQLTLRGVAVAAALGALLCVVIHRLNLTVGVIPALNVASGLLAFFLSTAWRAAAERLGFGGGCPFTRQENTVIQTCAIACAGLAFSGCSASYIFAMDRKTYELVGPDYPGNRAKDVRDPSLGWMISFLFLIALLGPFSVVVLRKVMVIDYKLAFPGATATALMINSLHGKTEGDHAGKKVHCLVKYMSISFGWSFFKWFFSGVGDSCGFGNFPTFGLDAFKNTFYFNFSPSYVGFGLISPHIVNCSVFLGSVISWGFLWPFISAQAGHWYPDNLSNSDFRGLYGYKVFIAISIILGDGLYNLVKIFVIIAREFCNVQSKQHDLPVRALEDDESSEQLANEKLQTEVFLKDSISPWFAASGYIVLAAISTTSVPIIFPQLKWYLVLFCYFLAPAIAFCNSYGMGLTNLNLAPTYGKIALFAFASLVGSDGGVIAGLAACGIIMSIACSTADLMQDFKSGYLTLSSPRSMFVAQLIGIALGCIIAPLTLWLFWTAFDIGDPDGEYKAPFAIMFREMAILGIEGFSALPSHCLEICCAAFILALAICLLKDMTPANVSRFIPIPMAMAVPFYVGAYFGVDMFIGTVILFAWQNMNREEADGYAVAVASGLICGDGVWSIPSAVLSILGVEPPICMSFRPSSASR, from the exons ATGCCGCCGGAgacctcgccgccgacgccaccTCCCCCTGCCCCTCACACCCTCGCCTCCCCGCTCGGCATACCCGTCCCCGCCCCCACCTTCCCGCCCGAGCCGGCGCCCCCGTGGCGGGACCAGCTGACCCTCCGGGGCGTCGCCGTCGCGGCGGCGCTGGGTGCGCTGCTGTGCGTGGTGATCCACCGCCTCAACCTCACCGTCGGGGTCATCCCGGCACTCAACGTCGCCTCGGGCCTCCTCGCCTTCTTCCTCTCGACCGCGTGGCGGGCCGCCGCCGAgaggctagggtttggcggCGGATGTCCGTTCACGAGGCAGGAGAACACCGTCATCCAAACATGCGCCATCGCCTGCGCCGGCCTCGCCTTTAGCG GGTGTTCAGCCTCGTACATCTTTGCGATGGACAGGAAGACTTATGAGCTTGTGGGACCAGACTATCCGGGCAATCGAGCCAAGGATGTTAGAGATCCTTCACTTGGTTGGATGATCAGTTTCCTGTTCCTCATTGCTCTCCTCGGGCCATTTAGCGTTGTCGTGCTGCGGAAG GTAATGGTGATTGATTACAAGCTTGCATTCCCTGGTGCGACAGCTACAGCTCTGATGATTAATAGCTTGCATGGAAAAACAGAAGGTGATCATGCAGG GAAAAAAGTACATTGTCTTGTAAAGTACATGAGCATTAGTTTTGGCTGGAGCTTCTTTAAGTGGTTCTTTAGTGGTGTTGGTGACTCTTGTGGTTTTGGCAATTTCCCCACATTTGGGCTTGATGCCTTTAAGAATAC GTTTTATTTCAACTTCAGTCCTAGTTATGTTGGGTTTGGTCTTATTTCCCCCCATATTGTGAACTGCTCGGTTTTCCTTGGGTCAGTCATATCTTGGGGTTTTCTTTGGCCATTTATCAGCGCACAAGCTGGACACTGGTACCCAGATAACCTTAGTAACAGTGACTTCAGGGGCCTGTATGGGTACAAG GTCTTCATAGCCATTTCTATCATACTTGGAGATGGCCTCTACAATTTAGTTAAGATATTTGTCATCATTGCTAGGGAATTCTGCAatgtgcaatcaaaacaacaTGATCTGCCTGTTCGAGCTCTGGAAG ATGATGAAAGCTCTGAACAATTAGCAAATGAGAAATTACAAACTGAGGTATTCCTCAAAGATAGCATATCTCCTTGGTTTGCTGCTTCTGGTTACATTGTACTCGCAGCAATATCCACCACCTCTGTGCCCATCATATTTCCCCAACTCAAGTGGTACCTTGTCCTCTTCTGCTACTTCCTTGCTCCTGCCATTGCCTTCTGCAACTCCTACGGGATGGGTCTCACGAACCTGAACCTCGCTCCCACCTATGGCAAGATCGCCCTCTTTGCATTTGCCTCACTCGTTGGCAGTGATGGTGGCGTCATTGCCGGCCTTGcagcatgtggcatcatcatgtCAATCGCCTGCTCCACAGCTGATCTCATGCAGGACTTCAAGAGTGGGTACCTGACCCTCTCCTCGCCGCGGTCGATGTTTGTCGCCCAGCTGATCGGCATCGCGCTTGGGTGCATCATAGCCCCACTCACACTGTGGCTCTTCTGGACGGCCTTTGACATCGGCGACCCTGATGGCGAGTACAAGGCCCCCTTCGCCATCATGTTCAGGGAGATGGCCATTCTCGGGATCGAAGGCTTCTCTGCGCTGCCATCGCACTGCCTCGAGATCTGCTGTGCTGCCTTCATCCTCGCACTGGCCATCTGCCTCCTCAAGGACATGACACCGGCAAATGTGTCTAGGTTCATCCCCATACCGATGGCAATGGCCGTGCCATTCTACGTCGGCGCCTATTTTGGCGTGGACATGTTCATAGGCACGGTGATCTTGTTCGCCTGGCAGAATATGAACCGGGAGGAGGCTGATGGTTATGCAGTGGCAGTGGCGTCCGGGTTGATCTGTGGAGATGGGGTCTGGAGCATCCCTTCTGCTGTTCTGTCCATCCTGGGAGTGGAGCCACCCATCTGCATGTCCTTCAGGCCCTCCTCTGCTTCCAGGTGA
- the LOC133887730 gene encoding 11-beta-hydroxysteroid dehydrogenase 1A-like, translating into MELHSPSRLSHMTQDCSTRPNSAEVSSRRRRAAMEMLSMLKVGYTILRSETPATDLVNTFMDWAARRSLVLLAIFLPPYYVYKLTTSAFAVVTPEKVAGKVVLITGASSGIGEQIAYQYAKKGARLALVARREGSLREVAAKAKDAGSPDVLVVAGDVANPEDCKGFVQTTVEHFGRLDHLVNNAGVANVCWLEEVPDVADFKQVLAVNFWGAVYPTHHALPHLKKSGGKIFVNSSAAAVLAMPRMSFYNASKAAVLNFFETLRIELRDEVGITIATLGWIESEMTKGKHLSKEGTVEVDQDMRDAQVGLFPVVRAERCAEAIVDAVCRGRRHLTVPMWYRALFLWRMLAPEVGDLSQRVFYRRTAGTRGNQAKAKRFLEVTGAKGVLQPASLQSSDIKRE; encoded by the exons ATGGAGCTCCACTCTCCATCTCGTCTCTCTCACATGACACAGGATTGTAGCACAAGACCAAATAGTGCAGAGGTGAGCAGCAGGAGAAGGCGGGCAGCCATGGAGATGCTGAGCATGCTGAAGGTGGGGTACACCATCCTGCGCAGCGAGACGCCGGCGACGGACCTCGTCAACACCTTCATGGACTGGGCGGCGCGACGGTCGCTCGTGCTCTTGGCCATCTTTCTCCCTCCTTACTACGTCTACAAGCTCACCACGTCAGCGTTCGCTGTCGTCACGCCGGAGAAAGTCGCTGGGAAGGTCGTGCTCATCACCGGCGCCTCCTCCGGCATCGGCGAG CAAATAGCTTACCAGTACGCAAAGAAGGGAGCAAGACTTGCTCTAGTGGCGAGGAGGGAGGGAAGCCTGCGTGAGGTGGCTGCAAAGGCGAAGGATGCCGGCTCACCGGACGTTCTTGTCGTTGCAGGGGACGTTGCAAATCCAGAGGATTGCAAGGGGTTTGTCCAGACCACAGTCGAACACTTTGGCCGGC TGGATCATCTTGTGAACAATGCCGGTGTAGCAAATGTGTGTTGGTTAGAGGAAGTACCAGATGTTGCTGATTTCAAGCAAGTTCTG GCCGTGAACTTCTGGGGCGCAGTTTATCCAACTCACCACGCTCTTCCTCATCTGAAGAAGAGCGGTGGGAAGATCTTCGTCAACTCCTCGGCCGCGGCGGTGTTGGCAATGCCAAGAATGAGCTTCTACAAT GCCAGCAAGGCTGCCGTCCTGAACTTCTTCGAGACGCTGCGAATTGAGCTCCGCGATGAGGTCGGCATCACGATCGCGACTCTGGGGTGGATCGAGTCGGAGATGACCAAGGGGAAGCACCTGTCGAAGGAAGGGACGGTGGAAGTTGACCAAGACATGAGGGAT GCTCAGGTCGGTTTGTTCCCGGTGGTCCGCGCCGAGCGGTGCGCCGAGGCCATCGTCGACGCCGTGTGCCGCGGCCGGCGCCACCTCACCGTGCCAATGTGGTACCGGGCGCTGTTCCTCTGGCGGATGCTCGCGCCGGAGGTGGGGGACTTGAGCCAGCGGGTGTTCTATCGTCGCACCGCCGGCACTCGGGGCAACCAGGCGAAGGCGAAGAGGTTCCTGGAGGTCACCGGCGCGAAGGGGGTGCTCCAGCCAGCGTCGCTGCAGAGCTCAGATATCAAACGGGAGTAA